In a single window of the Methanobrevibacter sp. TMH8 genome:
- a CDS encoding flavodoxin family protein has product MFIVGISGSPRKKATEHVLSKALADLNEKGFETELFSVRGKKIAPCLHCDYCLKKKVCINKDDMFEVYDLFRKADGFIMASPMYNGSISAQIKAIMDRCRALGAEDVNMHKGKIGMSIAVGGDRAGGQELAIQQINTFYILSGIIPVSGGPFGANLGASFWSQDTLEGVKEDEYGFKTLNKTLKRFIEFLNKYGED; this is encoded by the coding sequence ATGTTTATTGTGGGAATTAGTGGAAGTCCTAGAAAAAAAGCTACTGAACATGTTTTAAGCAAAGCATTGGCTGATCTCAATGAAAAAGGTTTTGAAACTGAACTTTTTTCTGTGAGAGGGAAAAAAATTGCTCCATGCCTTCATTGTGATTACTGCTTAAAGAAGAAGGTATGTATTAATAAAGATGATATGTTTGAAGTTTATGATCTTTTTAGAAAAGCTGATGGATTTATAATGGCCAGCCCAATGTATAATGGATCTATTTCGGCCCAAATTAAAGCTATCATGGATAGATGTAGGGCACTTGGAGCTGAAGATGTAAATATGCATAAAGGAAAAATTGGAATGTCAATAGCTGTTGGAGGCGACAGAGCTGGTGGTCAAGAATTAGCTATTCAGCAGATAAACACTTTCTATATTCTCAGTGGAATTATTCCAGTTAGTGGAGGTCCTTTTGGAGCTAATCTCGGTGCTTCATTTTGGTCACAAGACACTCTTGAAGGTGTAAAGGAAGACGAATATGGTTTTAAAACACTAAATAAAACTTTAAAACGATTCATTGAATTTTTAAATAAGTATGGGGAAGATTAG
- a CDS encoding flippase, producing MSKLARGSFLILIGNIIFRFGGYIYRFLMAALLGPASYGILGLTLPFQGIFQVLAAGGLPPAIAKYVSQYSALEEDELTRQTIYTSLKIMIFLGLFFGLIMVFFVAPYLAYDFFSKPEALLPLQAVGLITPFSVIVGAFRGAFQGVYKMEYILYTRAVEQVFMILFATALVILGMSAFGAVLGSVIGFALSALSSVIIFKKYMWKYIPQPSTDFKFPLKKELDLAKQLVTFSIPVTVTALAEMAIYSVCTIIMGKFLVADLIGYFVAADPIARLPLIISTSIATTILPASSAAFSTKDQGLLNKYVSQAYKYGMILVVPICIGIAMFAKTIMSTVYFTNSDYALGAMALSILVIGMTFYSLFTISASIIQGIGNPRIPMYVLIGGTALTVVLGWFMIPAFGIEGGALATTISSFAMMIPILIITFRLTKVNPPVTFFGKLAISSAIMALFILLLPQNIVGLVLGIVFCPIIYFIVLTLLKTFTPEDIQGVRRFSNKLGPFSSLLNKILDIMGRFA from the coding sequence ATGTCAAAGTTAGCTAGAGGCAGTTTTTTAATTCTCATTGGAAATATAATTTTCCGATTTGGAGGATATATATATCGTTTTTTAATGGCTGCACTTCTAGGGCCTGCTTCTTATGGTATTTTGGGATTAACATTACCATTTCAAGGGATTTTTCAAGTTTTAGCTGCTGGTGGACTTCCTCCAGCTATAGCTAAATATGTATCGCAATATTCTGCTCTTGAAGAAGATGAATTAACTAGGCAAACTATTTACACTTCTTTAAAGATAATGATATTTTTAGGGCTTTTTTTTGGCCTTATAATGGTGTTTTTTGTAGCTCCTTATCTTGCATATGATTTCTTTTCTAAACCAGAAGCATTACTTCCTCTACAAGCTGTTGGTCTTATAACTCCTTTCAGTGTAATTGTTGGAGCATTTAGAGGTGCATTTCAAGGAGTATATAAGATGGAATATATTCTTTATACTCGTGCTGTTGAACAAGTATTTATGATATTATTTGCTACCGCACTTGTAATTCTCGGTATGTCTGCTTTTGGTGCTGTATTAGGGTCTGTAATTGGATTTGCACTTTCTGCTCTTTCTTCTGTTATAATATTTAAAAAATACATGTGGAAATATATTCCTCAACCATCTACTGATTTTAAATTCCCATTAAAAAAAGAACTTGATTTAGCTAAACAATTAGTTACTTTTTCTATTCCTGTAACAGTTACAGCACTAGCTGAAATGGCGATTTACAGTGTCTGTACTATTATTATGGGTAAGTTTTTAGTAGCAGATTTAATTGGTTATTTTGTAGCAGCGGATCCTATAGCTAGACTTCCATTAATAATATCTACTTCAATAGCTACTACAATTTTACCTGCTTCATCAGCTGCATTTAGTACAAAAGATCAAGGTCTTTTAAACAAGTATGTTTCTCAAGCTTATAAATATGGAATGATTTTAGTTGTTCCTATTTGTATTGGAATAGCTATGTTTGCAAAAACAATAATGTCTACAGTATATTTCACAAATTCAGATTATGCTCTAGGTGCTATGGCTTTAAGCATTCTTGTAATTGGTATGACTTTTTATTCACTCTTTACTATTTCTGCAAGTATAATTCAAGGTATAGGAAATCCAAGAATTCCAATGTATGTTCTTATTGGTGGAACAGCTCTCACAGTGGTGTTAGGTTGGTTCATGATACCTGCATTTGGAATTGAAGGAGGAGCATTAGCTACTACTATTTCATCATTTGCTATGATGATTCCAATTTTAATAATAACATTTAGATTAACTAAAGTTAATCCTCCAGTTACGTTCTTTGGAAAATTAGCAATTTCTTCAGCTATTATGGCATTATTTATTCTATTGTTACCTCAAAATATAGTTGGATTGGTTTTAGGAATAGTATTCTGTCCAATTATATATTTCATAGTTCTTACTCTTCTTAAAACATTTACTCCTGAGGACATTCAAGGAGTTAGAAGATTTTCAAATAAATTAGGGCCTTTTTCATCATTATTAAACAAGATTTTAGATATTATGGGAAGGTTTGCTTGA
- a CDS encoding DUF1786 domain-containing protein — protein sequence MKILAIDIGAGTQDILFYNTEKELENSIKLVLPSPPVIIVDKIKKQTNLGNNLYFDGTIMGGGKIKGAILAHIGAGYEVVMEENSARTIKDDLKVVENLGIEIVEEDSYIYSPKYSNYSKITLRDINIDELSSIISQFDINFNFDEIAVAAQDHGFSEKMGDRDFRFEKIRERLSEPLAVEEFAFNGNIPDYFSRMKAIEKSLEGFNPILMDSKFASVCGASMDPEVAKLNSYVVMDIGNGHTMAASIEDGKIQGVFEHHTSSLTPEKIENLIEKLVQGTITHEEVHKDNGHGAHVINPISKVEKVVVTGPRRNIIEQTKLDYYNASPGGDVMMTGPVGLIKAVEYLK from the coding sequence ATGAAGATTTTGGCAATTGATATTGGTGCAGGAACCCAAGATATATTATTTTATAACACTGAAAAGGAGCTTGAAAACTCTATCAAATTGGTTTTACCTTCCCCTCCAGTAATTATTGTTGATAAAATTAAAAAACAAACAAATTTAGGAAATAATTTGTACTTTGATGGAACCATAATGGGTGGAGGTAAAATCAAAGGAGCTATTTTAGCACATATTGGGGCAGGATATGAAGTTGTGATGGAAGAGAATTCTGCTCGCACTATAAAAGATGATTTAAAAGTTGTTGAAAATTTAGGCATTGAAATTGTTGAGGAAGATAGCTACATATATAGTCCAAAATATTCTAACTATTCAAAAATAACCTTAAGAGATATTAATATTGATGAATTATCTTCAATAATATCTCAATTCGATATAAATTTTAATTTTGATGAAATAGCTGTTGCTGCTCAAGATCATGGCTTCAGTGAAAAAATGGGTGATAGGGACTTTCGTTTTGAAAAAATTCGCGAGAGACTATCTGAGCCTTTAGCTGTTGAAGAATTTGCTTTTAATGGAAATATTCCAGATTATTTTTCTAGAATGAAAGCTATTGAAAAATCTCTTGAGGGTTTCAATCCAATTCTTATGGATTCTAAATTTGCTTCTGTTTGTGGAGCAAGCATGGATCCAGAAGTAGCTAAACTAAATAGCTATGTTGTTATGGATATTGGTAATGGCCATACTATGGCTGCTTCTATAGAAGATGGGAAAATTCAAGGGGTCTTTGAACATCATACTTCTAGTTTAACTCCTGAAAAAATTGAAAATTTAATTGAAAAGTTAGTTCAAGGAACTATAACTCATGAAGAAGTTCATAAGGATAATGGTCATGGGGCTCATGTTATTAATCCAATATCTAAAGTTGAAAAGGTTGTTGTTACTGGACCAAGACGAAATATAATTGAACAAACTAAATTAGATTATTATAATGCTTCTCCTGGTGGAGACGTCATGATGACAGGGCCAGTTGGTCTTATTAAAGCAGTTGAATATCTTAAATAA
- a CDS encoding PHP domain-containing protein, with protein MKLDPHIHSIYSGDARSKPKDIIKQASFLGLDAIAISDHNSVEGSKIAIELSKNIDNLLIVPSIEISSSEGHILGFGVEKVIPRDLSPVETVERIHDQGGLAIVPHPFSSYRDGLFFNNRKAIEKLTNPDYSNDSSDNNYDNLKIDGVEVLNARYIIGYSNYKSNKLAEKSNLAKIGSSDSHFLDSIGNCYTEIKNIDSEPTIDDIIEAIKSKDTIAKGTRTSNKLILKEVFNKKIRRIY; from the coding sequence ATGAAACTCGATCCTCATATTCACAGTATTTATTCTGGAGATGCAAGAAGTAAGCCAAAGGATATTATAAAACAGGCTTCATTTCTTGGCTTAGATGCTATAGCTATAAGTGATCATAATTCAGTTGAAGGTTCTAAAATAGCTATTGAATTGTCAAAAAATATTGATAATTTATTAATTGTTCCTTCTATTGAAATCAGCTCTAGCGAAGGGCATATTCTTGGTTTTGGAGTTGAAAAAGTTATTCCTCGAGACTTATCTCCTGTGGAAACTGTTGAAAGAATCCATGATCAAGGAGGATTAGCTATTGTTCCTCATCCTTTTTCTTCATATAGGGATGGATTGTTTTTTAATAATAGAAAAGCTATTGAAAAATTAACAAACCCTGATTATTCCAATGATAGTAGTGATAATAATTATGATAATCTGAAGATAGATGGTGTTGAAGTTCTAAATGCAAGATATATTATTGGATATTCTAATTATAAATCTAATAAATTAGCTGAAAAATCAAATTTAGCTAAAATTGGTTCTAGTGATTCTCATTTTTTAGATTCTATAGGGAATTGTTATACAGAAATTAAAAATATAGATTCTGAACCAACTATTGATGATATTATTGAAGCTATTAAATCTAAAGATACAATTGCAAAAGGTACTAGAACTTCTAATAAATTGATATTAAAAGAAGTTTTTAATAAGAAAATAAGAAGAATCTATTAG
- a CDS encoding zinc ribbon domain-containing protein, with amino-acid sequence MDIEFCQSCGMPMNDNDYGTNVDGTTNKDYCNHCYDNGEFTSDRTMDDMINFCAPKMAENTGIDESEARKIMEEMFPNLKRWKNNK; translated from the coding sequence ATGGATATAGAATTTTGTCAATCTTGTGGTATGCCTATGAATGATAATGATTATGGAACCAATGTAGATGGAACTACAAATAAAGATTATTGTAATCATTGTTATGATAATGGAGAATTTACTTCTGATAGAACAATGGATGATATGATTAATTTTTGTGCTCCTAAAATGGCTGAAAATACTGGCATAGATGAGTCAGAAGCTAGAAAAATAATGGAAGAAATGTTTCCTAATTTAAAACGTTGGAAAAATAATAAATAA
- a CDS encoding DUF63 family protein, whose amino-acid sequence MAIESNIIDFLSTYFFSGYTIFNTLIYGIILVVAIFGIIKIFEHYKINPTDLIFPLIPFIFLGSGVRALVDNGIYPYTWALITPGIYFIVGGAAIVTLIFSIYLQKWKDIDFRYTIFIIGLIIAIPNLININQLNLIVIAQILLIWGLITAAFIIVGKFWPLFYHNSYNGKINLSIISAHLFDASTTFMAVDYYGYFEQHVIPNSIYNLTGTAITMFPLKIIVICLALYLIDKYVDDEIIAGTLKLAIFVLGLAPGVRNFLSLAIGTAF is encoded by the coding sequence ATGGCAATAGAGTCAAATATAATTGATTTTTTATCAACTTACTTTTTTTCTGGATATACAATATTCAACACACTTATATATGGAATAATACTTGTTGTAGCTATATTTGGAATTATTAAGATTTTTGAGCACTATAAAATAAACCCTACTGATCTTATATTTCCTCTTATTCCATTTATTTTTCTAGGGTCTGGTGTTCGTGCACTAGTGGACAATGGAATCTATCCATATACCTGGGCTTTAATAACACCTGGAATTTACTTTATTGTAGGTGGTGCTGCAATAGTTACTCTTATATTTTCAATATATCTTCAAAAATGGAAAGATATTGATTTTAGATATACAATATTTATTATTGGCCTTATTATAGCTATTCCAAATCTTATCAATATCAATCAATTAAATTTAATAGTTATTGCTCAAATTTTGCTGATCTGGGGACTAATTACAGCAGCATTTATTATAGTAGGCAAATTTTGGCCTTTATTCTACCACAATTCTTATAATGGAAAAATAAACCTTTCAATAATTTCTGCTCATTTATTTGATGCTTCAACTACATTTATGGCTGTAGATTATTATGGTTACTTTGAACAACATGTAATTCCCAATTCTATTTATAATCTAACGGGAACAGCTATTACAATGTTTCCTCTTAAAATTATAGTTATTTGTCTAGCTTTATATTTAATTGATAAATATGTTGATGATGAAATTATTGCAGGAACTTTAAAACTAGCTATTTTTGTACTCGGCCTTGCTCCTGGAGTTAGAAACTTTTTGAGTTTAGCTATTGGTACAGCTTTTTAA
- a CDS encoding 2-isopropylmalate synthase, with amino-acid sequence MQINNIEIPKSELNLPKTIKLFDTTLRDGEQAPGVALTVDEKIQIAQKLDNLGVNTIEYGFPAVSEGERNAAKQINDLGLNANICGLARVLKNDIDALLDCDLSYVHTFIGTSPLHREYKLKISKEEVLDKAISAVEYAKDHGITVEFSAEDSTRTEEDFLLEVYKAIESAGADVINVPDTVGVLVPTTTRKLINILMDNLKLPISVHFHNDFGLAVANSLVAIESGASQAHVTVNGIGERGGNASLEELAVTLKVAYGMDLDIDTTQLYNVSDFVSKITGIKMPPNKPIVGENAFAHESGIHVHGILQNAATYEPISPEIVGHSRKIALGKHTGANSLRAKLDEYNIKMDEDQFCTVYDQVKDLGDKGKCLTDADLKAIAVTVLGKTKEEAVKLVGLSVSSGSGKTVSPTATVKLNINGEEKETSSIGVGPVDAALNAIQNLVKGTTNIELEEYNIEAITGGTDALAEVFVITSDEEGNKATGRATREDVIMASVDAVLNSINKILMIKEAK; translated from the coding sequence GTGCAGATAAACAACATAGAAATACCAAAAAGTGAATTGAATCTTCCAAAGACAATTAAACTTTTTGATACAACACTCCGTGACGGAGAACAAGCACCTGGGGTAGCTCTAACTGTAGATGAGAAAATACAAATTGCTCAAAAGTTAGATAACCTTGGAGTTAATACAATAGAATATGGTTTCCCTGCAGTTTCTGAGGGAGAACGAAATGCAGCTAAACAAATCAATGATTTGGGATTGAATGCAAATATTTGTGGTTTAGCTAGAGTATTAAAAAATGATATTGATGCTTTGTTGGATTGTGACTTGAGTTATGTACACACATTTATTGGAACTTCTCCTCTTCATAGAGAATATAAATTAAAAATCTCAAAAGAAGAAGTTTTAGATAAAGCAATCTCAGCTGTTGAATATGCTAAAGATCATGGAATCACAGTTGAATTTTCTGCAGAAGATTCTACTAGAACTGAAGAAGATTTCTTGCTTGAAGTTTATAAGGCCATAGAATCTGCTGGTGCCGATGTGATTAATGTTCCTGATACTGTTGGAGTATTAGTTCCAACAACCACAAGGAAACTTATAAATATATTGATGGATAATCTTAAACTTCCAATTAGTGTTCATTTCCATAATGATTTTGGTTTAGCTGTAGCCAACTCTCTTGTAGCTATTGAATCTGGAGCTAGTCAAGCTCATGTAACTGTTAATGGAATTGGTGAAAGGGGTGGTAATGCATCTCTTGAAGAACTTGCAGTTACACTTAAAGTTGCTTATGGCATGGATTTAGATATTGATACTACTCAACTATATAATGTTTCTGACTTTGTGTCAAAAATTACTGGTATTAAAATGCCTCCAAATAAACCAATTGTTGGAGAAAATGCATTTGCACATGAATCTGGAATTCATGTTCATGGAATACTGCAAAATGCAGCTACTTATGAACCAATATCTCCAGAAATCGTTGGACACTCAAGAAAAATAGCCCTTGGAAAACATACTGGTGCAAATTCTTTAAGAGCAAAATTAGATGAATATAACATAAAAATGGATGAAGATCAATTTTGTACTGTTTATGATCAAGTTAAAGATCTTGGTGATAAAGGAAAATGTCTTACAGATGCCGACTTAAAAGCTATTGCAGTAACAGTCCTTGGAAAAACAAAAGAAGAAGCTGTAAAGTTAGTTGGATTATCAGTTAGTTCTGGTTCTGGAAAAACTGTTTCACCTACAGCTACTGTTAAATTGAATATTAATGGTGAAGAAAAAGAAACATCTTCTATTGGTGTAGGGCCAGTTGATGCTGCATTAAATGCTATTCAAAATTTAGTCAAAGGAACTACAAATATTGAATTGGAAGAATATAATATTGAAGCTATCACTGGTGGTACTGATGCATTAGCTGAAGTATTCG